Below is a genomic region from Glaciihabitans sp. INWT7.
CCATCCAGCGGATCGATGATCCATACCCGGTCGGCCCCCAGGCGCGCCGAACTGTCCTTCGCTTCTTCAGACAGGATGGCGTCGCCGGCCCGCTCGGCCCGAAGGCGCGAGTCGAGGTACGCCTGCGCTGCGGCATCGCCTCTGGCTTTAAGACCGGGCGTGCCAATCTCGTCAGATCGCGCGGATGATTGGATGGAGAGGAGCAGCTCCCCTGCTCTGCGAGCCAAGTCAGTTGCGAGAGCGATGTCGGAGGTTATTGTTGAAATCGACAAATCTTCCTCTCGTCGAGAGCGAGTTCGTTCCACTGTGCCACGGATAAGCCGAGGGCGACTACCCCAGTGTGGGCTACGCCGCCGTCACCGACGCGTCCACGCTCCCGGCTGGCGCAGGAGCTCGGCAACTGCCGCAGGCAGGTCTCCCGTGACGAGCGCATCGACCGTGGTGTCTTCAAGGACACTGCGCATGCTTGACCGCAAGGCAACCCAGATGGCTTGAACCTGTTTGGAGGACTCGGGGTATTCCAGTTGCTCGGGAGGCGCCCCGCGAACCCCGGCGAGAGGTCCGTCAATCGCCCGAACGACGTCCGCGACGGTGATGGAAGCCGGTTCCCGTGCCAGCGAATACCCGCCGAGCGATCCTCGGGTGACCGCGAGCAGGTTGGATCGCACGAGTTGCAGCAATATGTTCTCCAGGAAGCGTGGCGGGATGTCCTGGAGCTCGGAGAGTTCACGCTTGGTAGTGACAGAATCCGGCCGCCGGGCAATCTGAACCACGGCCCTCATCGCATAGTCGACCCTGGCGCTCACCTGCACGGCTGCCCCTTCCCGTTTGCAGGCGATGCCTGCGGTCACGAGTTTATAGGCGCACAATGCCCATGCCACGACGCGCTCTGACCCCGCTCGCGATCCGACTGAAGATGGAGTCGACAACCACGCCGATGACCAGGATCACGATCATGATCGCCAATAGTCCAGGGGCGTTGGCGAATTCTCGATAGAACTGCAGGTTGGCGCCGAGCGACGGACGAGCGGCGATGATGACAAGCAGTTCACCCGCCATCAGACTGCGCCAAGCGAATGCCCACCCCTGTTTGAGGCCGGCGAGATAGGACGGGAGGGCGGCCGGGATCATTACATAGCGATACATGCGCAATCCTTGCGCGCCCAGTACGTGAGCGACCCGTTGAAGCTGGGGGGAGACGTCGTCGACGCCCGACACAACGCCGTTGGCGATCGATGGCGCCGCGCCGAGCACGATGACGAAGGTGATCGCCTGCTCGCTCAACCCGAACAACAGGATGGCGAACGGGAACCAAGCTATCGATGGCATGGTCTGGAGGCCCGTGATCAGGGATCCGATGGCCGATCTGAGGATGCGGGAACGCGAGACCGCCAAGCCGATGAGCGAGCCGACGAGCACCGAGATGCCGAAGCCGATGAGCGCCCTGGTGATTGTCGTTCCCAGAGCGCTCCAGAACTTCGGATCGGCCAACATTCCACTCAGGGCACCGCCTACAGTCGCCGGCGCCGGGAGGACGTACACCGGGCGCCAGCCCATCGCCACGACTATCTGCCAGATCACGAGGACGATGACGACGGCAACGATCGGCGGCCAGATACGGGGCCAGAGCCGCGCACCTGCCCCGACCCCGACATCCGCTCGACGTTCTGTGAAGGGTGGGCGTGCTTCTTGCCTGACCAGTTCGTCAGTCATCTGTCGCCTCCTGTGTGTGAAGCAGGTCGTGGAGCATCGCGGCGGCCCCGGCGACGCGCGGATCCTCCATCCTCCTCGGGCGAGGAATGGTGATCAGGCTTTCTGAGCCGACCCGCCCCGGATTCGGCTTGAAGACGACGATACGGTCGGCCAGTCGCGCGGCCTCGCGCACGTTGTGGGTGACGAACACGACGGTGAGCGAGCGCTCTGCCCAGATCCGCTCCGTCTGTTCGTGCATCGCGTCGCGGGTGATCGCGTCGAGCGCCGCGAAAGGCTCGTCCATCAGCAGGATGTCGCAGTCTTGCGCAAGGCTTCGGGCGAGGGCGACGCGTTGCCGCATGCCGCCGGAAAGTTCGTGGGGCCGTTTGCGGGCAACATGTGGCAGCTGCACAATGTCGAGCAGTTCCCGGATCCGGTCCGGTCGCACCTCGGAGGACACTCCTGAGAGCTTCAGCGCGAGGTCGATGTTGCCGGCAACGGTCAGCCACGGAAACAGATTGGCATCCTGGAACATCATCCCTACCTTGCGACCGCCGACATCGACGGTGCCATCTGTCGGCGTCTCCAAATCGGCGATGACATTCAGCATCGTGCTTTTTCCACACCCGGATCGACCCACGATGCAGAGGAATTCGTGCTCTTTGACGGTGATCGAAACGTCACTGAGTGCGGTGGCCTGCTGCCCGCGCCGCCCGAACCGTTTGGTGAGCCCGTCGATGCGGATGGCCGCACTCTTCTGGGCAGTCAGCGATGGTTCGCCAAACTCCGCAATATTCATGGTGCGCTCACTTTCCCCTCGCCCCGTTTTACTAACGCAGCATTCAGTGCCTTCAGGTCGTACAGCCCCGCGAGGCTGACGGAGTCGAGGAGTCCTACCGAGTGCGCGTGGGCAGCTGATTTCAGCAGCGTGGACGGCAACGGGTCGATCGTGAAGTCCACCTGGCTCCATGCACTGTCGAGATACTTCGGGTCAATCGAACTCCCTGTCACCGACTTGATGTAGCTATTGACCAGCGACTTCGCGTCGGCCGGATGTGCCTTGATGAAGGCGGTCGCGTCGAGCTCAGCCTCGACGACGGCCGAGATCGCCGGCGGATATTTCTGCAGGAATGCGGTGGAGGCGATGGTGTTGGTGACGACGAATTTGCCACCCTTCCAGAGGCTCTTCTCGTTCACCAATTCCTTGCCACCGCCCTCGGCCACCATCCGGCTGACCCAGGGCTCCGGTACCCAGGCTCCATCGATCGTTCCTGCGGTGAACCCCGCGAGCGCCGTCGCGTTGTCCTGCGGCATGACATGCACATCGCCACCACCCTCTGTCGTCGTGGACAGGCCCTTCGTCTTCAGGAAGTAGCGGAGTGCGACGTCCTGGGTGTTGCCCAGCTGGGGTGTTGCGATCGTTTTGCCTTTGAGGTCTGCAACAGAGTCGATGTCAGCCCGGACCACCAAACCTGCACCGCCGGAGGCGCCTCCCGCAATGACCCTGAGTGCGGCGCCAGCGCTTTGGGTATAGCCGGTAATGGTCGGGTTCGGACCGACGAGGGTCACATCGACGGCGTTGCCGAATAAGCCTTCGATGGCTGCCGGGCCGGCGTTGAAGATGACGGGCGTGATTTTCACCCTCTTGCCGAGCCGCTTGGTGAGATAGCCCTTCTCGAGCGCGATGATCCCCACGGCATGAGTGAAGTTGGGGAAATATCCGAACCTCAGCTCGGAGGGCATCGCGACCGCCGCGTTCGCCGACGCACGAGTCGACGACGACGAACATGCTCCGAGCACCAAGACGAGTGCTGCGGCGATCATCGTGATCGACATTCGGCGGCCAAGGGAAAGGGTGTAGCTGGTCTTCTTGGGTCGTGACATGCGTTCGGCTCCTCGGGTAAAGTCGACTAACTTGGTCGACTTTACCGGCATAGTCGGCATTCGCGCCACCCTCTCCCGCAAACCGCTGGCCACTGGCGATATGCGAGAATCGCGAGATGGATCTCGGGCTCATCTTCGGTGCGTTCGGCGTGGGAATTGTCGTCGGACTCACCGGCATGGGCGGGGGTGCCCTCATGACCCCGATGCTGGTGTTGTTCTTCGGAGTGCCCCCGCTTGCGGCCATTTCGAGCGACCTCGTGGCAAGCGCAGTCATGAAGCCCGTCGGAGCGATCGTTCATCTCCGTCGTAAGACGGTGAACATGCGCCTCGTGCTCTTCCTCTGCATCGGCTCCGTTCCAGCGGCCTTTTGTGGGGTACTTATCCTTAAGGCATTCGGTGACGGCGAAGCCGTGCAGAATACGCTCAAGATCGCTTTGGGTTGCGCCCTTCTGCTGACCGCCATGCTGCTCACCGTCCGCGCCTATATGCGTCTTATCGAACGCGCCCGCTCGAGGGATGGCAAAGGCGAACCGCTGCCGCAGGAGCGACCAGAAGTGGTCGTGAAGGTAGTGCCGACGATCATCCTCGGAGCAGCGGGCGGCCTGATCGTCGGAATGACCTCCGTCGGATCAGGCTCCCTCATCATCATCGGGCTCATGGTCATGTACACGGGCCTCAAGGCAAGCCAACTCGTGGGTACCGATCTCGCGCAGGCCGTTCCGCTGGTCGCTTCCGCGGCCATCGGCCATGCACTCTTTGGCGACCTTCAGCTCGGCATCACACTGCCGCTGTTGATCGGTAGCGTTCCGGGAGCGTTCATCGGAGCACAATTGTCGTCCCGGCTGCCGGGAGGTTTCATTCGTCGGGCACTCGCGTTTGTGCTCCTCGCCTCAGCGCTCAAACTTCTCGGTCTCAGCACACCCCTCACGGGGATCGTGCTCGGGGTCGTGCTTATCGCCGCGCCGATCACCTGGATGCAGATTCGTCGGTACCACGGATTTCCCGCCCTCGCGTCAGCCGAAATGCGCGAGTATCGCCGAGCAAAGAGGGACTCCGACCACGTCGACGGTGCCCCGAAGGCTGGAGGGCACGCCGAGTGACCACTCCGACCGCCGTTTATCCGAGCCTTGCGCTCACCGGCCCGCGCCTCGATGCGCTGGGACTCGTGCTCAGTGGGCTCCTCGCCCCGCTCGACGGGTATTGCCTGCCGGGCGCCAAACCCCAAGACTGGCAATTCGAGTCGCATCTGACGGTCAGTGCGGATCTCGCCCGATCCGCAGCAGAAGCCGGAGGATTGGTGCTGCTGGATCCGGATGCAACGCCCCTCGCCTTCCTTCCCGTGACGGCGATCGCCCACAAGGACGACGTCGCATACCTTGCCGGAACTCTCACCGAGTTGAAACGAGCGGAGCATGGTCCCGCGCGTCAGTTGCGGCTCGCTCTGAGGGATCGCGCATCCGTCGTCGGTGTGTTTGCCGGCAGCCCTCGCGCCGAATCGGTCGCCGAGCTCATCCGCCGGGCGGCGGGGCGCCCGGTACTGTGGCTCGCCACGACCTGGAACTCGGCGCACTCTGACTACAGCGCCGCCGGCACTGTGGAGGAGCTGCTCGCCTGTGCGGAACAGCTCCCGGGTTCTCTCGTGCGATTTACGCCATTGGCCTCTCTCACCGCAGAAATGGACGTCGACGACCTGCTTGGAACCGTCCTGTCGCAACTCGAGGCAGACGAGATCTTGGACTTCCGGGCCGACAGCGCTCGCCCGCTGGTAGTCGCGCCAGCGCCCGATGGATGTGTTGTCTTGTTCACCGGGCTATCGGGATCGGGAAAGTCGACAGTCGCCAGGGCAGTGGCCGAACGACTCGCCGCCGCTAGCCTACGGTCGGTCATGCTCGACGGTGACGATGTTAGGCGGGCCCTCTCGCCCGGTTTGGGCTTCACTGCCGCCGACCGAGAAGAGAACCTTCGTCGTATCGGGTGGGTCGCGGCGACAGTCTCCAGAGTCGGGGGGATCGCAATCTGCGCACCTATCGCGCCCTTCGCCTCGACCCGGCGTGAGATCCGGGAGATGGCCGAGGAGGTCGGTCGATTTGTGCTCGTCTTCGTCGCGACTCCGCTCGAGGTCTGCGAAGCGCGAGACCGCAAGGGCCTCTACGCCCGTGCACGTGCGGGCGAGATTTCCGACTTCACCGGGATCGACTCACCCTACGAAGCACCGACCGATGCCGATATCGTCATCGATACCAGCGTGGACGCACTTGATCGCAACGTGGACGACATCCTGCGCCTGCTCACTGCGAGCTAACCGGCGAAGCGGTCCGTCGCCTCTATGAGCGCGTCGAGAATACCCGGCTCATCGAACGCGTGACCGGCATCCGGCACCATCACGAACTCTGCCTCCGGCCAGGCGCGATGCAGATCCCACGCCGTGACAGCGGGCGTACAGATGTCGTATCGTCCCTGAATGATCGCGCCGGGAATGTCCACGAGCGCGCTCGCATCCCGGATGAGTTGCCCGTCGTCGAAGAAGCCACGGTTGACGAAATAATGGTTTTCAATTCGTGCGAACGCGAGTGCGTAATGCGGATCGGCGAATGTCGATACGACATCGGGACGGGGCAGCAGTGTGATTGTGGATGCCTCCCAGACCGACCAGGCGACTGCGGCTGGTCCGTGAACGGCGGGGTCGGGATCGTTCAATAGGCGGTGATATGCCTGGATGAGCGCGTTGCGCTCGTCGATCGGCACGGGGGCGAGGAAACCCTCCCACGCATCCGGAAAGACGGACTCCGCGCCCCCCTCGTAGAACCAGTCCAGCTCGGACTTGCGCAACGTGAAGATCCCCCGCAGGACGAGCTCGGTCACGTGTCCGGGATGTGTCTCCGCGTAGGCGAGCGCGAGCGTGCTGCCCCAGGAACCGCCGAAGACCAGCCAGCGATCGATCCGCAGGAATTGGCGAAGCAGCTCGAGGTCATCCACGAGGTGCCAGGTGGTGTTGGTACTGAGGTCGATGCCGGCATCGCTCGCGTGCGGGAGGCTGCTCCCCGATCCGCGCTGGTCGAGCAGAACGATTCGGTATCTCTCCGGATCGAACAGTCGCCGGTGATTGGGGTGCGACTCGCCGCCCGGCCCACCGTGCAGGAATACAGCCGGTTTTCCATTCGGATTTCCCGAGGTCTCCCAGTAGATACTCTGCCCGTCTCCCACATCAAGCATCCCGGACTCGTAGGGTTCGATTTCGGGATAGAAACTGCGCATGCATCGAGCCTACGGTGCTGCCTTCTGCAATCGAGGTGTCACGACGACACGGTCGGAACTGGGCGGAGTTCCTCTCTTGATGCACGACCATGCAACGGTGCTTGCGATAGCGCTCGCTTGGGCTTAGTTTTAGCACTCTTGCTGGTTTCTTCTAGCCCGAACTGGATGTACCGGATGGCTCCCTTAGCCCTGATCCTCGTTGCGTTGCTAGTCGCGACTCTCGGCGCTGGAATCGCACTGCACCGGTTCATTCCTGAGCGATGGGGCGGGCCCCTCCGCTGGGGACAGAGCCTGGCACTGCGACTGGGCTCTGTGACTGCATTCGTCGTGACTTCGGCGGTCGGCTCAGTGGTGAGCATCCTCGTTTTGATCCCTATCGGCGTAGTCGCAAAGGCTCTGCAACAGGGGCTGGATCTGCCGGTATTCACCTGGACGCATGGCCTCGTCGTACCCGGATCCGCCTTCACCAAGTTCAATACCTACGTCACCTCCCTCGGGGACAGATCGACGGTCGACCTGATCTGCGTGATTGCCGCTCTCATCCTCTGCTTCGCCTATCGCCAGCGCTGGTGGATACCGCTGGTGGCCATCACGGTCACCTTTTTCGTACAGCACGAGGGCCAGTTGCTTCTTGCTCGCCTGCTCGCACGCGATCTTCCACCCGTCGCCAACGCGGGCACCTTCCCGTCGGGCGGAGTGAGCCGAATGCTTGCGGATTACGGAGTGATCATCGTGCTCGTGATCCTCCTGATCGGCACCGTCAGTCGCCAGTGGCGAGCCGGACTGTGGATCGGCCTTGGCACCTTCGCCGCCATCGAAGGCTTCACTCGCGGGTACCTGTCGCTGCACTGGCTCACGGACATCCTCGCTGGGTACGTCTTCGGGTGGCTGCTTTTCGTGACCTTCACGACTGCTGTGGCTGCCCTCGAGACGCGAACCTCGCTTTTCCGGGGCACGGGTCAGACGAGGCACGTCCCGACGGGCAACGAGATCGTGAAGGAGCCCACCGGCTCCGTCTCCTGACGACAGAGCGTCTGAGCAGATCCTCGAGCGCAGCCCGTACTCCATCGGGCGGGGTGGCATCCGCGTACCCTGAAGGCATCCGTCGCGCTGGGCGGGAATCGAGGAGCTGCGCGTGAAGATCACCCACCTGCGACATTTCGTCGCCGTCGCCGAGGAGTTGCACTTCGTGCGAGCCGCCGATTCGCTGGGCATCTCGCGGGCGAAACTCGACTCTTCGATCCGCGCCCTCGAGGCCCAGGTGGGTTCCGACCTCTTCGATCGTCGCCAGGAGTCGACGACTCTCACCGGTGCCGGAGTGGCATTGCTCGACCACGCCCGGATCGAACTCGCGGAATTCGACAAACGCCCGCCCGCTCCCCCGGCCCCGGCCGGCGGGAAGGCGAAGGCCTCGAAGGGCACCGGCCGCGCGCCGATCGTTAAGGGCGAACCCCGCCCATATAGGAACCGGCAGTCGCGATAGCGGCGCGGGGCAGTCGCGGTAGCGACGCGAGCGGCAGCAGTAGCCGGCGGTTAAGCGAGCCAGTCGGCTGAGGATCGGCGGCTCGGAGGAGTCGGCGGGCTCGGCGGAGTCGCCGGCTCGGCTCGCAGCCGACCGCACGCTCACAAACGTGCGAGTTGCATCCATTTGCGGGATGCTGCGTGCGGGAAGCCACCACATGGTGCAACTCGCGGCCGACGGCACTGCGCGGCTGGCAGAGGTCGCGGACGACTGGTCGATCAGACGACTGGACGACCGGATGACCGGACGACCGGACGAATGGATGGTCGGCCTGGTGTCATCCCGGACCGCACAACTGAGACTGGGGCGAGTCAGCCCGGCGAGCGGTGCAGCCCGTCAGGGGAATCGGCCCGATCGGAGGTACGTCGTGGGGGAGGTCGGTCCGGCAGGCGATGCCGGCGCCACATCCGGCACGACGCTCAGTCCGCGAGCACCTCGAGGATCGCCTCGCCGTACTTGGCCAACTTGTTCTCTCCGACCCCACTCATGGTGCCGAGCTCGGCGAGGGTCGTCGGGGTGCCCGTGGCGATCTCGCGCAGGGTCGCATCGTGGAAGATCACGTAGGCCGGAACTCCCTGCTCCTTCGACTCCGCGGCCCTCCACGCGCGGAGGCGCTCGAACAGGGGCGCCGCTCCGGCCGGCAGCTCGACAACCGGGCCGCGACGGGATTTGGTCGGACGAGCCGCACGCTCCGGTTCCCGGCGCAGCATCACCGGACGCGCACCACCGAGCACCGACGCACTGGCTTCCGTCACGACGAGGGTGCCGTACTCCCCCTGGACGGCGAGGAGGCCCTGGGCGAGCAGCTGGCGCACGACGCCCCTCCACTCCTGGTCCGAGAGTTCGGTTCCGATCCCGAAGGTCGACAACGAGGCGTGATCGTTCTGGGTGATGCGAGCGGTGGTGCGGCCGAGAAGGATGTCGACGATCTGCCCGGCCCCGAACTTCTGGTTGCGCTCGCGCTGCAGTCTCACGATCGTAGAGAGCAACTTCTGCGCCAGCACGGTTCCGTCCCACGACTCGGGGGGCGCAAGGCAGTTGTCGCAGTTGCCACAGGCGGTGGAGGTCTCGCCGAAGTACCCGAGCAGCTGCACGCGCCGACACTGAACGGTCTCGCAGAGCGCGAGCATCGCGTCGAGGTGCAGCCCGAGGCGACGGCGGTGCTCGGCGTCACCCTCTGAGCCGTCGATCATGCGGCGCTGCTGCATCACATCCTGCAGCCCGTAAGCGAGCCAGGCTGTGGATGGCAGTCCATCGCGACCGGCACGACCGGTCTCCTGGTAGTAGCCCTCCACCGACTTGGGCAGGTCGAGGTGCGCCACGAAACGCACATCGGGCTTGTCGATCCCCATGCCGAAGGCGATGGTGGCGACCATGACGATGCCGTCTTCGCGAAGGAACCGGGACTGGTTGGCGGCCCTCAGCCGCGAGTCGAGACCCGCGTGATACGGCAGCGCCGCGATGCCGTTCTGCACCAGGAAGTCCGCGGTCTTCTCGACGGAGGCGCGGGAGAGGCAGTACACGATGCCGGCATCTCCGGGGTGTTCACTGCGCAGCAGTTCGAGCAACTGCTGCTGGGGCGCATTCTTGGCCGAGATCCGGTACTGGATGTTGGGGCGGTCGAAGCTTGCGACGAAGTGGCGGGCATCGCTCAGCTGCAGCCGCTTCTGGATCTCGAGGTGGGTCTGCTCGGTCGCGGTCGCGGTGAGGGCGATACGCGGCACGTTCGGCCAGCGCTCGTGCAGCATCGAGAGCTGCAGGTAGTCGGGGCGGAAGTCGTGGCCCCACTGCGAGACACAGTGCGCCTCGTCGATGGCGAAGAGGGAGATGGAGGCCCGGTCGAGCAGGTCGGCGGTCGCCGCTACGCGCAGGCGCTCCGGCGCGAGATAGAGCAGGTCGAGCTCGCCGTTGAGGAGCGCGTGCTCCACCCCCATCCGTTGGGCCTGATCCTGGGTCGAGTTGAGGAACGCGGTGCGCACGCCGACCGCGGACAGCGCATCCACCTGGTCCTGCATGAGGGCGATGAGCGGCGAGATGACCACGCCGGTGCCCTCCCGCACGAGAGCGGGGATCTGGTAGCAGAGCGACTTGCCTCCGCCGGTGGGCATGAGCACAAGGGCGTCTCCGCCATCCACCACCTGCTGGATGATCTCGGCCTGGTCGCCGCGGAAGCTGTCGTAACCGAACACCGTGTGCAGCGCGTCGCTCGCGCTCGAATACTTGGAGGACGAGGGTCGGGCCGGCTCCCGGGCGATGAATTCGCGCTCGCGGTCTTCGACCGACGGGGGCTCGTACTCGAACTCGTCGGGCGGCTCGAGGTCGTCGGGATCCCAGGGGACATCCGCACTCCAGCTCACCGCACAGCCCTCATCCCGTGGCGCTCCTGCCCACCGGGCGATTCTAGCCGCGAGGGGTGACAGCGCCCTGCGGGTCGCCGTCACTGTGCACCAGCGTCGCCGGATCCGGCGGTGGAGGGAGAGTGACGACGCGCACCCGGGCGAGCCCGAATCGCTTGGCCGCGCGCAGCACGAGCCACGCGTAGAGGGCGAGAGTGAGTGCCGAGATCACGACCTCGAGGCCGCTGCCGGTCTTGGAGTTCACGTCGACGAGGCCGAATGCCCCGATCACGAAGATCACCGTGTTGTTGACGACATGCGCCACGATGGATGCTTCGAGCCCACCGGTTCTCCACGCGAGCCATCCGGCCACGACAGCGAACACCGAGACGTCGATCAGCCCCCACACGTCGTACTGGTGGCCGATGGTGAATAGCGGCACGGGCAGCAGGATCGCGAACAGCGGATGCTTCAGCCATCCGCCGATCGTCTGCGCGAGATACCCGCGAAAGAAGACCTCTTCCGCGGTGGCCTGCAGAGGCACCAGCACCACCGCGACGAGCACCACGATCCAGGTGCTCGAGGATACGGTGGCCGGAGGGATGCCCTCGCCGGTCACCAGGGGAAGCAGAACCACCGAGAAGAGCGTCGAGGCACCGTAGGCGATCACAACCGGGAGGATGAGCCGCGCCATCCATCGCCAGCGCATCCGCCCGGCGATCGACCACAGCAGGCCGACCGGGCGCGGCCCCATGATGAGGCGAGCGAGCCAGACAGACGGCAGGATCACCGCGATGGATGACAGTGAGAACGCGAGTACCACCGGGAGGCTGTTGTCGATCTCACCGGTGGTGATGAGCTTCGTGATCACCGGTCGCACCTCGGGGAAGACCAGCGTCGACGCGAGCAGCAGCACGACCAGCACGATGGTGAAGCCGATGAAGATGGCGAGCGCGATCAGGCCCGTGACGAGCGGCTTCCACCAGCGATAGCCGGGGACACTTCTGGCGAGGCGATGATAGGCGAATTCCACGCGGCGAGCCTAACGACTGAAACGGGGAGTCCGGCCAGAGCCGGACTCCCCCTTTCGTGGGACATCCCGAACGGATGAGCCGGGTCAGAACACCAGAACCAGCGACGGCCAGGAGGCGGAATCCACGAGTTGCGCGTCGCCGCCGTAGGTGGCGGTGAGCAGGTGGATGCCGCGGCCGAGCTTCGGCAGCGTCACTGTCACCCGGCCGTTGTCGGCCGCCGTCAGCGTCGCGGAGGCGATGACCGTGCGACCGTCGCGCACCACGACGTCTCCGGTCGGCGCGAGGCCGCGGGCGGACACCACCACCCGGTAGACGACCGGCGAGTTGTGGCGCACGAACACGCGGTCCACGGATGCCCGCGTGGTGGAGGCGAGGCGATCGACCGTCACTGGCGCGGAGGTCGCTGCCCCGGGAGTGGTGCCGGGGGCGCTCGCCGTAACCGTCACGCTGATCGCTGCGCCAGCATCCGCGGGCACCACGGTGTAGGTCGCGGCTGTCGCTGCGTCGATCGGCACCCCGGCGCGATTCCACTGGTACGCGAAGGCCGGCGAGGCGACGCTCCACGTTCCCGGGGAGGCCGTGAGAGTGCGACCGACCTTCGCGACGCCTGTGATCGTCGGGGCAGTGACAGAGGTGATGGCCGGCACCGTGATCGTGAGCGGAACGTCGATCGACGTGCCGGTCTGCGGCACGGCGACCGTGAGCACCAGGGTGCCAGCAGGCGTGTTCGTGGGAACGGTGACTGCGACGGACGCCCGGCCGACCTCATCCGTGAGGTCGACGACCGAGGGATCGATGGCGGACTGCCCGAGCACGACACCGCCCGCACTGACCGTGGCGGTGCCGGAGTTGGGCTCGCCATTGGAGAACAGCAGCGACGAGAGATCGAGGGTCACGCCATCTCCGGGCCGTGCGGTGGCCGAGGAGAGGGTGACGCCCACCGCCCGCTGCGCGTAGTCGGGGGACGCGACCGGGTTCGCCACGAAGTAGTCGACCATGCTCTGCAGGTCGATCTTTCCGGTGTCACCGGCGTTCGTTCCCTTGGCGAGGGTCACGAAGTTGTCACCACCGGAGGCGAGGAACGAGTTCACCACCACCGAGACCGAATCAGTCGCGGCCAGCGGAACGCCGTTCACCGTGATCGCCGTGATGTGACTGCCGGCGGCCGCCGTC
It encodes:
- the cysC gene encoding adenylyl-sulfate kinase; protein product: MTTPTAVYPSLALTGPRLDALGLVLSGLLAPLDGYCLPGAKPQDWQFESHLTVSADLARSAAEAGGLVLLDPDATPLAFLPVTAIAHKDDVAYLAGTLTELKRAEHGPARQLRLALRDRASVVGVFAGSPRAESVAELIRRAAGRPVLWLATTWNSAHSDYSAAGTVEELLACAEQLPGSLVRFTPLASLTAEMDVDDLLGTVLSQLEADEILDFRADSARPLVVAPAPDGCVVLFTGLSGSGKSTVARAVAERLAAASLRSVMLDGDDVRRALSPGLGFTAADREENLRRIGWVAATVSRVGGIAICAPIAPFASTRREIREMAEEVGRFVLVFVATPLEVCEARDRKGLYARARAGEISDFTGIDSPYEAPTDADIVIDTSVDALDRNVDDILRLLTAS
- a CDS encoding ABC transporter permease, giving the protein MTDELVRQEARPPFTERRADVGVGAGARLWPRIWPPIVAVVIVLVIWQIVVAMGWRPVYVLPAPATVGGALSGMLADPKFWSALGTTITRALIGFGISVLVGSLIGLAVSRSRILRSAIGSLITGLQTMPSIAWFPFAILLFGLSEQAITFVIVLGAAPSIANGVVSGVDDVSPQLQRVAHVLGAQGLRMYRYVMIPAALPSYLAGLKQGWAFAWRSLMAGELLVIIAARPSLGANLQFYREFANAPGLLAIMIVILVIGVVVDSIFSRIASGVRARRGMGIVRL
- a CDS encoding Rrf2 family transcriptional regulator, which translates into the protein MTAGIACKREGAAVQVSARVDYAMRAVVQIARRPDSVTTKRELSELQDIPPRFLENILLQLVRSNLLAVTRGSLGGYSLAREPASITVADVVRAIDGPLAGVRGAPPEQLEYPESSKQVQAIWVALRSSMRSVLEDTTVDALVTGDLPAAVAELLRQPGAWTRR
- the pip gene encoding prolyl aminopeptidase; its protein translation is MRSFYPEIEPYESGMLDVGDGQSIYWETSGNPNGKPAVFLHGGPGGESHPNHRRLFDPERYRIVLLDQRGSGSSLPHASDAGIDLSTNTTWHLVDDLELLRQFLRIDRWLVFGGSWGSTLALAYAETHPGHVTELVLRGIFTLRKSELDWFYEGGAESVFPDAWEGFLAPVPIDERNALIQAYHRLLNDPDPAVHGPAAVAWSVWEASTITLLPRPDVVSTFADPHYALAFARIENHYFVNRGFFDDGQLIRDASALVDIPGAIIQGRYDICTPAVTAWDLHRAWPEAEFVMVPDAGHAFDEPGILDALIEATDRFAG
- a CDS encoding aliphatic sulfonate ABC transporter substrate-binding protein → MSRPKKTSYTLSLGRRMSITMIAAALVLVLGACSSSSTRASANAAVAMPSELRFGYFPNFTHAVGIIALEKGYLTKRLGKRVKITPVIFNAGPAAIEGLFGNAVDVTLVGPNPTITGYTQSAGAALRVIAGGASGGAGLVVRADIDSVADLKGKTIATPQLGNTQDVALRYFLKTKGLSTTTEGGGDVHVMPQDNATALAGFTAGTIDGAWVPEPWVSRMVAEGGGKELVNEKSLWKGGKFVVTNTIASTAFLQKYPPAISAVVEAELDATAFIKAHPADAKSLVNSYIKSVTGSSIDPKYLDSAWSQVDFTIDPLPSTLLKSAAHAHSVGLLDSVSLAGLYDLKALNAALVKRGEGKVSAP
- a CDS encoding sulfite exporter TauE/SafE family protein, which produces MDLGLIFGAFGVGIVVGLTGMGGGALMTPMLVLFFGVPPLAAISSDLVASAVMKPVGAIVHLRRKTVNMRLVLFLCIGSVPAAFCGVLILKAFGDGEAVQNTLKIALGCALLLTAMLLTVRAYMRLIERARSRDGKGEPLPQERPEVVVKVVPTIILGAAGGLIVGMTSVGSGSLIIIGLMVMYTGLKASQLVGTDLAQAVPLVASAAIGHALFGDLQLGITLPLLIGSVPGAFIGAQLSSRLPGGFIRRALAFVLLASALKLLGLSTPLTGIVLGVVLIAAPITWMQIRRYHGFPALASAEMREYRRAKRDSDHVDGAPKAGGHAE
- a CDS encoding LysR family transcriptional regulator; the encoded protein is MKITHLRHFVAVAEELHFVRAADSLGISRAKLDSSIRALEAQVGSDLFDRRQESTTLTGAGVALLDHARIELAEFDKRPPAPPAPAGGKAKASKGTGRAPIVKGEPRPYRNRQSR
- a CDS encoding ABC transporter ATP-binding protein — encoded protein: MNIAEFGEPSLTAQKSAAIRIDGLTKRFGRRGQQATALSDVSITVKEHEFLCIVGRSGCGKSTMLNVIADLETPTDGTVDVGGRKVGMMFQDANLFPWLTVAGNIDLALKLSGVSSEVRPDRIRELLDIVQLPHVARKRPHELSGGMRQRVALARSLAQDCDILLMDEPFAALDAITRDAMHEQTERIWAERSLTVVFVTHNVREAARLADRIVVFKPNPGRVGSESLITIPRPRRMEDPRVAGAAAMLHDLLHTQEATDD